A stretch of DNA from Cryptomeria japonica chromosome 4, Sugi_1.0, whole genome shotgun sequence:
GTATTGGGTAGAGTAGATGGTCATGTAAGATGGAGAAAATGGGAAAATAAACCATTTATTTAGCTTCTTCCAATATCCATACAATAGAGTACTTGCACGAATAAAACAAGTGCACACAAACTAACATGCAGATTTAATAGACATTTTCATTCTATTGCCTTCCTATCTTCAAGATCTGGTAATAAATAGTGAGTGCTCTCAGATTTTTGCACTTAAACACCAAAAGCTATGAAGAATGGAAGAATGATTgattcaaaaacaaaaaataagTATGCAAGTAAGCCGAATGACGTTATGAAAACAAGATTTCAATCAGCGAGAGAGAGAGGGCCAAATGAGAGGGGCAAACAAATTTATAAATATCCTCATAGGAAAAACAAGTTAAGGGATAAATATGGGATAAATGAGGTAGTTATAGAtgagcattatcccacattcattgagTGAATGCAATTTATGGAAGAAGAAAGAGATAAATAGAGTGAGTTAGGAATtgattaagaatgtaattataatAAGATGAGTTTTAATGATTCAAGTAAGTGAAATGAATTATTGGAGAAAATAATTAATGATTTTGATTAAATAGACAATGATATCCATAAAAGAGTTATGATTAATATACGaggacaaaggatgaaaaatttatGCATCTACAGGTCGGTAAGGTGTGCAAGTTGTTGATCACCACACGGCCACACGGTTCGATACAGATGGAAAGCATGGCAGGTTTCGGGGGTGGGCCTGCTCAAGTTTCGATCGATGCTCCGAAGTGGCACATTTTTGACCAGTTGGAGTGCACGTCAATGATGACTGAGCAAAAATCCTAGTTGTCATGTAAACTTTTGATTTTGGGTAGCCAACTAGTAGTCTACATGGGCATCACAGTCTACATGGACATCACACGAAGTTGGTCTGTGGGTCCATGTGGACCCCTGAAGTAATGGTGCACATGTTCTGGCTCCTCTCCCCTACTTGTAAAACAGAATGGAGTGAATTTGTCTGACAACATTGCAGAGGATGCAACCGATTTGATGACTATGCCCTTCACATCAGTTTTGTACCTTACATTACAGGCAATGAATTAAACCACAAACATTTAAAATACTTTATAGTAAAAAATGAACTGAGCAGAAAATTTCATTATCGTTGCTTTCCAAGAAACTGTAAATATGTATAGAAAATTTAGATATTATATCATTCTTGCCTACCTCTAAATTAATAGGGTGtacaattaaatatattttattttaactctTTTTATTTCAAATCATGCCTTTATTACATTTCAAATCATAGCTCGTATGTTTCTATGTTTTGCATACACGTCTATCAAAGAATTGGTAGCTACAACATCTGAAGAAAAATCGCTTTTGATTATGAATTGATTCATATCCATAATCTTCTTTAAGGCTCCTATTTTTGAACAAGCTGATAGGATTCTGGCAAAGGTTGTAAAGTCTGGCTACTACCAACAACATTTCCTTAAATGTTTCCAAGGCCTTTTCAAAaaacacattttgtgcatatcttgcaacaATGCCATTCCATGAGATGGCATTGCCAACTGCAACATCCGCCCAAAATCCTCTTTCAATTATGTCTTGATGGAGGTTCATACGCTGTTCTAAAGCTCCGATTTTGGTATAGGCTGGGACAAGGCTgaaaaaggttgtggaatttggctttacacctgctagCTGCATTTGTAGAAAATTTTCTAAGGGTTTTTGCAAAAATCCATTTTCTCCATATCCTGCAATCACCAGAGTCCATGAGACttcatttctttgaggcatttcgtCAAACAGTTCGAATGCCTTGTGCATGCTTCCACATTTTTGCATAGATGTGGACCAACACACTTCCAACTATAACATCTAAACATACTCCACTTTTAATTACGTTTTGATGGATGACTACCCAGTTCCAAAACTCCAAATTCAACACAGGCTTGGAGAATGCTGGCAAAGGTCGAGGAGTTTGGCTTTACACCAACcacttgcatttgcttgaaagtttgtaaggccttttcaacaaacccattttTTACATATCCTAAtatcattgcagtccatgaaacTATATTTCTTTGAGGTATTTTATCAAACAGTTCGCCTGCCTTGTGCATTCTTCCACTTTTTGCATACGTATCTGCTAGGGTGCttacaactacaacatctttgAACAGTTAAATTGTTCAAAACTCCATCTCCAATCACAAAACTATCATCACATGCGAAGGAAAGGTTCTATCCCTTTCAAATATAATGCTTCTTGTTTATCACAAGCTGGTTTTAAGCTCCTATTTGTCGAAGATAGCTAGAATAATTAGTGCCCTCCCTCCAATCCCTGGCAACGCAACTCTGGAATTTCAAAATTCACCGCTTCAAGAAATCTACCAAGGGCTGGACTTAGCGACTCCCCATTCAAGATTATTTCAGGCAACTCTCCCTACAGACTTTGGAGTGAATTGATACTACTGTTGATAACTCTACCCCTTCCCTTGAATTGCTCCACAAAAGGGGAATCGTCCTCCACAAACTATATGATATTTCTTGCCTGGATGAACAAAAGTGGAGAGTCAAATCCAAAATGTTATAGCTCAAGGAAGTAAACTCCAACACCAAACATTTTCACTTGAAATCCCACCAAAGATACAAGAGAAACATAACTAAGGAAATCAAAATTACAGATGAACTCTTCAACGAATCCAAGACCAAACTCGCACGTGATCTTACATATGTCTCTGAATAGTAAGTTATTCatataatttttgaaatttgaagtttaaaaatataaatataaataacttAAAATCATATTAAAGTTAACTTAATATAATTTGCTTCGTAATTACATTAATTGTCAATTTGATTTACTAATTATAGATATTGATATACTTTAAAATTTAGGTGAATGAAATTATGTTGATTATTTGTAAATGTCAAATATACTTATTATTTAGtgatatcatttttgaaattttttaaatttgaaattcaaaaataaaatataaataattgaaaatcataaattaaagTTAACTTAATATAATTTGCTTGGtaattacattgtcaatttgatTACTAATTATAGATAttgatatattttaaaatttaggtGAATGAAACTATGTTACTTATTATTTAGTGATATCATTGATGAGAAAGCTTGCATgattatttgaaaatatatatgCAATTGCTTGGTTGCTCTCTGTTTTGTTCACATAGGTGTAAATATATATGTgtgaattaataaaaaataatagttaTTAATGATATATTTATGATAATTTTATAGATTGATTaattgaattttataaaaaatgtATACTTAATATAAATAACgataaaattgaacaaataaataataaaaaattaaataaaagaagatTTGGATATGCATTtacataatttaaatttatttttaaaataatataattacgTGAAAGGCATATTAATACTCacataattgattgatagatatgcGAAGTTAAAAACCCCCTGATTAAAATTGACACCCATAATATTGTATAACACCCgtcataattacaattagttttactattacttaaataaatataatttaaataactttaaataacctaaattaaaataaatgcatgaaaaacTACTCATAACTACCACTCACTCCGAGTTTAACTATTAAGCAATTCTATTTTTCTCCAGCTTACTAATAGTTAACTttgtcaaaataatattataataataatataaagatatgataatataataataataattagtcttaataggtttttttgctttggtgaagagtttaatagaaatataaaaaatatttaaatatactcatatcttaataataatataatattgattacaatatcataatatgataataaattaatattaattataatataataatataattattttttaagttgactaataaataaatatgaaatcTTTCGGCACACTTTACATCTTTttgcatctctctctccctccatctttccactctttctctctccctatcactctcttTTTCCacatctctctatatctctatcctctctatttctctccctccctctccctccctctccatctaTTTATATATCCCCCCTCTCTATCTTTAACTCTATCTCCATatccctctccctccctatctttAAGTCtatatctctcactctctcacacacacactctTGTTATTCCCTCCCCATCTCCACATCTATCTCTTTATCACTATGCAtcccttctatctctccctctctttatcacttgtttctatcacctcctttatctttcaatctattcatcgctctatatatcacttcctatatcttcatctttctatctctccatctacccctctcattttcttccttttttttatcTCTAATTTTTCCTCTCCCTCTTCTTCGCCCCttgcatctctccctctctctatatatttatctctctcaccctctctatcttcccaagttatatctatctctctatctctcctttctatccatatctctgttACCTTTGTTATGCTgcattgtccttgatgacaaaaaggttTTGGTGACTATATAGCTTTATCTCTATGAATAGTGGACAGGTGTAAGCAGATTAATTTTTGGTATTCATTGATAGTGAAACTTTTTGTGGAAGAGAAGAAGGTAGGTTCAGTGACCAGTGGTTCTTCAAATTCGCATTGTGGTACTTTTTGATTTAATAATCTACAGGTATGAATGCTTCAGATGGTAATATTTTATGGCTAATTTTGTGGGGATTTCTCGCAATTGTTTTAGCATCAAATTGTCAAATTGTtatttttggagtatgttttgtgAAACCGTGAAGGGTCAAAAGTAAAAAAaaggaagtgaaagaaaaaaagaaagaaagataaaagtgtTTTCTCTTGTCAAACCATGAAGGGTAAAAAGTAAAATGGAagtgaaagaaaaaaatagaaagataaaagtgtttactcttctatttttaaaaaaaatgaaaaagatggtTCCGAGTATTTTTCCAGTTATCAAAAATGCAAAGATTAAAAATATCTTTCTTGCTACTATTCTTCCAAAGAAATAAtcacaagtaattttttttttttgaaacaaaaattgggaAAAGGAAAGAAGTATTTCTAAAGAGATCCTATGGAGTACATttattttggtgataaatttttattaactccaacctaagttagggtttggtaaccctacTCAAGGATGAACACACAAAACAGTTTTATTCCGGTTGTGATTTAGTTCTATCAAACCAGTTTTATTCCGGTTGTGATTCAGTTCTATAAAACCCGTATTATAGTTTGGGAACCTGATAAgttggttttgcttgatgaagGATAGATCTCTTGAATATAACAGGGTGTAACAAAAAAAATAGATATGGCGGTGATAGACCATCTTTTGTATTAATCTTGTTCAGTGATTGACAAGTTGAGAGTTGCATAATATGATGCACTTCTGAATTTATCAGTGCTCATAGTTGGAGATAttttcttgatatcatttgtgacaTAGGGGTCAGTGCTCCTTGAAGTTTGAGACTTCTAAATACAGTGTAAGGAGTGGGTGCTTCTTgagataataaaatattcttttatcgagtggtttttctaccccaagagggttttccactcatgaaaatctgTGTTGTGTGCTAATCCACTTTATGTGTTCCATTAGATGAATGCTCTGATACATTTATTTATGCTTCATTGTTGTTctacaaaattttaattctttatgccggtcactttgttttttaattaattctaccAGTCATAATTTGATGCTTTGACAAGTTCAATAAGAAGCATATCAAGATTACTCAATTATATATATTGTTTAATCAGAAATGCATGCTTCGATACAAGTTAGGGTGTCATATGTGTGTTAAAAGAGCTTTCCAAAGTAAGAAAAAATTAAAGAGAGTTAAATTGATTattgactctgattcaccccccctctcagagtcaatccacttccaacaagtggtatcagagcatagggtcccaTCATTTAGGTCTatcctagggattgttcctggtctTTTGGAAGTCTTGTCATGGCTTATTCACAAGAAGGTGCCTCTCTTTCAAGAGCTCCCCTCTTTGATGGCACAGATTATGTGttttggaagatcagaatggaaacgtACTTGATCTCTGTTGATGTAAATGTGTGGAAcattgttatcacaaaatatgttgtTCCTAATGCTATTCCTTCAGATCCTGATGCTAAATCTCAGTATGAGTTAAATGCTAGAGCAAAACATGCTCTCTTGTGTGGTCTTACCAAGGATGtgtttgttaaagttatgcattgTCCATCTGCTCATGAAATATGGAGCAAGCTTGAAACTATTTATCAAGGTGATGAAAAGGTCAAAGAATCTAAAATTCTCACACTCAAGAATCAATTTGAGTCattgagaatgaaagaagatgagactattgcaaattattttcttagaattgatgaagttgtgaattcaagaaggggtcttggtgaaaatgttgatgaaaacGATGTTGTCAGAAAGGTTATTAGAACTTTACTTCCTAAATTTGAAACTAAGGtgtcaactttagaagaaaagaaaagctttTCAACTATGTCTCTTGACAACCTACAAAGCATActcacagcctatgaaatgaggataGGTAGTAAtccttctagttctaaagaaactgCATTTAAAGTAGAAAAGAAGGAGGAACTAGATAGTGAgtctgaactttcagatgctatagaagctTTGCTAGTTAGAAAGTTAAaaaagaagtataagggaaaattacccttcaaatgttttaattgcggcAAAGCTGGGcactttgctgctcaatgtcccctgagtgatcaaaataatgaagaagaaaaaccagaaaaagtattcaaaatgaaaaaatggaactctaaaaagaaattcaatccttttcagaaaaagaagagtctttttattaaagaagattctgaaaatgattcagatgactcaccttgtgaaggtgatgaaacctTGTTTATGGCTGCAATAGAAACTTCCTCAAAGAAAGATTTAAATAACATATCAGTAGATCAATCTGATGATTTAGATCAaggtgaaattgatcttgaaggagagttacTGTGTGCTCTCAAAGAAATCAAAAGGTTTAAGAAACTTGTAGCTTCTCATGAAAGTGAAAAACAGATTTtacaaattgaattaaaagattCAAAGCAAACAGTTGAGGATCTGAAAGTCTTACTTGCTGATAGTGAATTGAAAGTTAACATTTTGGAACAACAAAGTAGTTCTTTACATAAGCAGATTGAGCAGTATGAAAGTACCTTGCATTTGAATGAAATGTTAAGCAAACAAAAACAATGCAAGAATTTGACAGGTATAGGTTTTGATAGTGctgaatcatcaaaacaaattactaaacttgcaaacaaaaaacaattttAGGCCTACAACAGAATGACTCCTTTTAGGTTTGGgttctttcatggttactgtttttACTGCAACAAGTTTGGCCATAAGGTTAACACTTGCAGATTTGTGCAACATAGAACTTCTATGTTTGGACATAATCAAGCCTCTGGTTTTCCAAATACTGTGAAGTGCATTAAGTGTAACTTCTTTGGACATACTTCTTCTCAATGCAAGTCAAAGGAAAAAATTCATAAGGTGTGGAAACCAAAGTTTGTCCCTAGTTCTGAACAGTCTATGATAGTGCAAACTGCATTTCTTTCAAGTAAAAAGTCATtgtgggtgttggacagtggctgttcacaccatatgacaggagacaGAAATAAATTCCTTCATTTTGAAAACTTTGATGGAGGTTTTTtaagatttggtgataattcaGGAGCCTTTGTCAGAGGTAAAGGCACATTACTGCTAAATGATGACACTCCTATTCatgatgtttattttgttgaaggattaaaacacaatttgttgagtgtcagtcaaatttgtgatagtggttataatgtatcttttagttctcaaggttgtgctatcaaaaataaatctggtAAAATTGTTGCTACTAGTTTGAGGACTATTGGGAATGTTTACAATTTACTTGACTCCACAGATTATGAAAATAATGTAGGTATGTGTCTTATGGGTCAAGTAGAAGAAAACTGGTTATGGCACAAGCGCTTGggacatgtaaactttgataatctagttCGAATCAGCAAGAACCAGAATGTTAGAGGTTTACCCATCTTGAGCAAACCATTAAATATTGTGTGCAAAGAGTGTTTGAAAGGTAAACCGAcaaaagtttcttttaaatctaaagaACACTCTTCTACTAGTCCTTTACAACTTGTTCATacaaatttatgtggtccaacaaggacacaATCCATCAATGGTGAAAAATACTTCATGCTCTTTgtggatgattatacaagaatggtatgggtcacttttctcaaacataaatctgaagcatttgacagATTTAAAATTTTTAGGAAAATGGTTGAACATGAAACTGATTTAAaacttaaatgtttaagatcagacaagggtggtgaatttacatcacaagaatttgttgattattgtgaaaaacatggcatTAAAAGACAGTATGATGCTGctcgaacacctcaacaaaatggggtggttgaGAGGAAAAACAGAACAGTCAAAGAGATGGCTCGCACAATGCTTAATGAGGCAAATCTACCAGAcagatattggaaagaagctgttcACACAGCTGTTTATATTCTGAATCGTGTGCAAATTAGGGTAAAATCTACttttactccttatgaactctGGTATGGTAAAGCTGCTTCAATTaagtatttcaagatttttgggtgcaagtgttatataaaaagagatgaagagaatctaggaagctttgatgctaagactgatgagggtatatttcttggatattctactcatagcaaagcttataggtgtttcaataatagattgaacaaaattgttgaaactgttAATGTAAGATTTGATGAGCAATTCTTTCTAAGTGATGGTATGCAGGATGTTGAAGAGGATATACCAATAAGACTGGAACAAGTTTCTAAATCTGCTGAAGCAGAAATTACAAATGAGAAGAGTCCTCCATCAAGTCCTAAAGCAGAAAATCTTTTACATACACCCTCTAGAATCATTACTaaaagacatcctcaaagtcaaaTTATTGGTGAAATAGATGCAGGAAT
This window harbors:
- the LOC131875170 gene encoding pentatricopeptide repeat-containing protein At1g14470-like, whose amino-acid sequence is MHKAGELFDKIPQRNIVSWTAMILGYVKNGFVEKALQTFKQMQVVGVKPNSSTFASILQACVEFGVLELGSHPSKRYGENGFLQKPLENFLQMQLAGVKPNSTTFFSLVPAYTKIGALEQRMNLHQDIIERGFWADVAVGNAISWNGIVARYAQNVFFEKALETFKEMLYKTDVKGIVIKSVASSAMLSDKFTPFCFTSRGEEPEHVHHYFRGPHGPTDQLRVMSM